Proteins from a single region of Flavobacterium sp. K5-23:
- a CDS encoding PLP-dependent aspartate aminotransferase family protein, translating to MNDSEFGFETQAIRTQLERTQYLEHSVPLYLTSSFVFEDAEDMRASFAEEKDRNIYSRYSNPNTNEFVEKVCKMEGATAGFAFASGMAAVYSTLAALLKSGDHIVSSSSVFGATHSLFVNYFPKWNIETSYFDINKPETIESFITPNTKILFAESPTNPAVDIIDLELLGNIAKKHNLILVIDNCFATPYLQQPIKWGAHLVVHSATKLMDGQGRVLGGITVGDPELIQKIYLFSRLTGPSLSPFNAWVLSKSLETLAIRLDRHCENALKVAEFLEQHPNVNRVKYPFLKSHPQFEIAQKQMKAGGNIVAFEIKGGLEAGRNFLDKIKLCSLSPNLGDTRTIVTHPASTTHSKLSVDERLAVSITDGLVRVSVGLETVKDVIADLEQALS from the coding sequence ATGAATGATTCAGAATTCGGTTTTGAAACCCAAGCCATCCGTACCCAATTAGAACGGACGCAATACTTAGAACACTCGGTTCCTTTATACTTAACTTCTAGTTTTGTGTTTGAAGACGCCGAAGATATGCGTGCCTCATTTGCCGAAGAGAAAGATAGAAATATTTATAGTCGTTACAGCAACCCAAACACCAACGAGTTTGTGGAAAAAGTATGCAAGATGGAAGGCGCAACAGCTGGTTTCGCTTTTGCTTCAGGAATGGCGGCTGTGTATTCAACCTTAGCAGCTTTATTAAAATCTGGAGATCATATAGTTTCTTCCAGTAGTGTTTTTGGAGCTACACATTCCTTGTTTGTCAATTATTTCCCAAAGTGGAATATTGAAACCTCTTATTTTGATATTAATAAGCCAGAAACTATTGAAAGTTTCATCACACCTAATACAAAGATTCTTTTTGCGGAATCACCAACCAATCCAGCGGTCGACATTATAGATCTAGAATTGCTTGGGAATATTGCCAAAAAGCACAACTTGATTTTGGTTATTGACAACTGTTTTGCAACGCCATATTTGCAACAACCTATAAAATGGGGCGCACATTTGGTGGTCCATTCGGCTACAAAGTTAATGGACGGTCAAGGACGAGTTTTGGGCGGAATTACAGTAGGTGATCCTGAATTGATTCAGAAAATATATTTGTTCAGCCGATTGACAGGTCCTTCTTTATCTCCGTTCAATGCTTGGGTATTGTCTAAAAGTTTAGAGACTTTGGCTATTCGTTTGGATAGACATTGTGAAAATGCCTTGAAGGTGGCAGAGTTTTTAGAACAGCATCCTAATGTTAATCGAGTGAAATATCCGTTCTTGAAATCGCATCCACAATTTGAAATTGCTCAAAAGCAAATGAAAGCAGGTGGTAATATTGTTGCTTTCGAAATAAAAGGCGGACTAGAAGCAGGACGTAACTTTTTGGATAAAATAAAACTATGTTCGCTTTCGCCAAATTTAGGAGATACAAGAACAATCGTGACTCATCCAGCATCAACAACACATAGTAAATTATCTGTTGATGAACGTTTAGCGGTAAGTATTACAGACGGATTGGTGCGTGTTTCTGTTGGATTAGAAACAGTAAAAGATGTAATTGCTGATTTAGAGCAGGCTTTATCTTAA
- a CDS encoding Rrf2 family transcriptional regulator produces MLSKKTKYGIKALTFLARQEDQTPVAIADIAKSENISIKFLESILLLLRNSGFLGAKKGKGGGYYLIKEPKDINMAKVYRILEGPIALLPCASHNFYEKCDDCKEEEACAVRKLMTEVRDNTLKILENNSLADIAF; encoded by the coding sequence ATGCTTTCAAAAAAAACAAAATACGGAATCAAAGCGTTGACCTTTTTGGCTCGTCAAGAAGATCAAACTCCAGTTGCTATTGCTGATATTGCTAAAAGTGAAAATATTTCGATAAAATTTTTAGAAAGTATATTGTTGCTTTTGCGTAATTCAGGTTTTTTGGGAGCCAAAAAAGGAAAAGGAGGCGGTTATTATTTAATTAAAGAACCGAAGGATATCAATATGGCCAAGGTATATCGTATTCTTGAAGGACCTATTGCTTTGTTGCCTTGTGCCAGTCATAATTTTTATGAAAAATGTGATGATTGTAAAGAGGAGGAAGCCTGTGCTGTACGTAAATTAATGACCGAAGTACGTGACAACACCCTGAAAATATTAGAAAACAATTCCCTTGCCGATATCGCTTTTTAA
- a CDS encoding OsmC family protein, with protein sequence MKITLNRVNDNFHFELKNERGHIVSVDNRSEFGGNDLGASPMELVLMGVAGCSAIDMISILKKQRQEITSFKAEVEGERVQVGEAKPFKDITVVFLLEGPINEEKALRAAQLSFEKYCSVSKTLEPTATVHYKVVLNNVELSKI encoded by the coding sequence ATGAAAATAACATTAAACAGAGTAAACGACAACTTCCATTTCGAATTAAAAAACGAACGTGGACATATAGTAAGTGTGGATAACCGTTCTGAATTTGGCGGAAATGATTTAGGCGCAAGCCCAATGGAATTAGTGTTAATGGGCGTTGCTGGATGTAGCGCTATTGATATGATTTCGATCTTGAAAAAACAACGACAAGAAATCACTTCGTTCAAAGCTGAGGTTGAAGGAGAGCGAGTACAAGTAGGAGAGGCTAAACCTTTTAAAGACATCACGGTGGTTTTCTTATTGGAAGGACCTATAAATGAAGAAAAGGCATTAAGAGCAGCCCAACTTTCTTTCGAAAAATATTGTTCTGTTTCTAAAACATTAGAGCCTACAGCAACAGTACATTACAAAGTGGTTTTGAATAATGTTGAATTATCTAAAATTTAA